In Mycobacterium sp. ITM-2016-00317, the genomic window TCAACTCGGGTGGCATGACGCGATGACGCATGTTGACTGGAACATGTTGCGCCGCAAGGCAATCGACGCATCTGTGCACGCCTACGCGCCGTATTCGCGGTTTCGGGTGGGCGCGGCCGCGCTGGTCGACGATGGGCGGATGATCGCCGGCTGCAATGTGGAAAATGTCTCATATGGCCTGGGTCTCTGTGCCGAGTGCGCAGTGGTCTGCGCCCTACATTCCGGCGGCGGCGGACAACTGGTCGCGCTGTCCTGCGTGGGCCCCGACGGGGAGTTGCTGATGCCCTGTGGGCGGTGCCGGCAGCTACTCCTCGAACACGGCGGGCCGGACATGCTGATCGACCATCCGCTCGGCCCGCGACCGCTGCGCGCGCTGCTTCCCGACGCGTTCGGACCGGACGATCTGGCCCGAAATCGGCTGCCTGCCGAGGAAACACCGTGACCGGCCTCACATCGCAGACGTCACCTCTCGACGCGCCGACGGTGATCCGGACCAAGCGCGACGGCGGTGTGCTCTCCGACGCCGCGATCGACTGGGTGATCGACGGCTACACCCACGGCCGCGTTGCCGACGCGCAGATGTCGGCGCTGCTGATGGCGATCTTCCTGCGCGGCATGACCAACGGCGAGATCGCCCGCTGGACCGCGGCGATGATCGACTCAGGGGAGCGGCTGGATTTCGGCGACCTGCGCCGGGACGGCAAACCACTGAGGCTGGTGGACAAACACTCCACCGGCGGTGTGGGAGACAAGATCACGATCCCGCTGGTGCCCGTGGTGATGGCCTGCGGTGGTGCGGTGCCGCAGGCGGCCGGGCGGGGCCTCGGCCACACCGGCGGCACCCTGGACAAATTGGAGTCGATCCCCGGATTCACCGCCGAGATCTCCAAAGATCAGATCCGCCAACAACTTCGTGAGCTCGGCGCGGCGATCTTCGCCGCCGGGGAGCTGGCTCCGGCCGACCGGAAGATCTACGCGCTGCGCGACGTCACGGCCACCACCGAGTCGCTGCCGCTGATCGCGAGCTCGGTGATGAGCAAGAAGATCGCCGAGGGCGCCCGTGCGCTGGTGCTCGACACGAAGGTCGGTTCCGGGGCGTTTCTGGCCACCGAGGACGAATCCCGGCAACTCGCGCGCACCATGGTCGAGCTCGGCGCCGAGCACGGTGTGCCGACCCGGGCGCTGCTGACCGACATGAACACTCCGCTCGGGCGCACCGTCGGCAACGCCGTCGAGGTCGTCGAATCGCTGGAGGTGCTCGAGGGCGGCGGTCCCGACGACGTGGTCGAGCTGACGCTGGCCCTGGCCCGGGAGATGTGCGACGCCGCGGGCCTGGACGGCGTCGATCCGGCGCAGACGCTGCGCGACGGCACCGCGATGGACTGCTTCCGCCGGCTGGTGGCCGCGCAGGGCGGAGACGTCACCAAACTTTCCGCTGACGTTCTGCCTCTGGGTGCGCATTCCGACACCGTGCGCGCCCCACGCGGTGGCACCATGGGAGACATCGACGCGATGGCGGTGGGACTGGCGGTGTGGCGGCTGGGAGCAGGTCGCTCGGCCCCCGGTGAACAGGTGCAGTTCGGCGCCGGAATGCGCATCCACCGCAGGCCCGGGGAGCCCGTCGCCGCTGGTGAGCCGCTGTTCACCCTCTACACCGACACCCCGGAACGCCTCGCAGGGGCCACCGCCGAACTCGACGGCGCGTGGAGCGTCGGCGATCAGTCCCCGGCCGCGCGTCCGCTCATCATCGATCGGATCAGCATGTAGAAAGGCTCCGTCGTGAGAAAGGTTTCGTCGTGACGACACCGTTGACGTTCGACAACATCCGGCGCGCACCCAAGGCGCTGCTGCACGACCATCTCGACGGCGGCCTGCGGCCGGCGACGGTGCTGGACCTGGCCGAGCAGTACGGCTACGAGGACCTGCCGGCCACCGACGCCGACGGCCTGGCCACGTTCTTCCGCACCGCCGCGCACAGCGGATCCCTGGAGCGATACCTGGAGCCGTTCGCGCACACGGTCGGCGTCATGCAGACCCCGGACGCGTTGCACCGCGTCGCCCGCGAATGCGTCGAGGACCTGGCCGAGGACAACGTCGTCTACGCCGAGATCCGGTTCGCCCCCGAACTGCACATCGACGGCGGGCTGAGCCTGGACTCCGTCGTCGACGCGGTACTGGCGGGGTTCGCCGACGGCGAGAAGTCCGCCGCCGCCGACGGCCGCATCATCACCGTGCGCTGCCTGGTCACCGCGATGCGGCACGCCGCGCGCTCGCGCGAGATCGCCGAGCTCGCGATCCGGTTCCGCGACAAAGGCGTGGTCGGGTTCGACATCGCAGGCGCCGAGGCCGGTTACCCGCCCACCCGCCACCTCGACGCGTTCGAGTACATGCGAGGCAACAACGCGCGCTTCACCATTCACGCCGGCGAGGCGTTCGGGCTGCCGTCGATCCACGAGGCGATCGCGTTCTGCGGTGCCGACCGGCTCGGCCACGGGGTGCGCATCGTCGACGACATCGAACTCGACGCCGACGGCAACGCCAAGCTGGGCCGGCTGGCGTCGCTGCTCCGGGACAAACGGATTCCATTCGAGATGTGCCCGAGCTCCAACGTGCAGACCGGCGCGGTCGCCAGCATCGCCGAGCACCCGTTCGACCAGCTGGCCCGGCTGCGGTTCCGGGTCACGGTCAACACCGACAACCGGCTGATGAGCGACACCACGATGAGCATGGAGATGCTGCGCCTGGCCGAGACTTTCGGCTACGGGTGGAGCGATCTGGAGCGTTTCACGATCAACGCGATGAAGTCGGCGTTCATCGCGTTCGACCAGCGGCTGGCCATCATCGACGAGGTGATCAAACCGCGCTACGCCGTGCTCGTCGGTTAGGCGAATCGGGCGCGCCCAGGCACCTCGAGGGTGCTCAGGCGCGCCGGATTCACTCCTCGCGCAGGCGGGATTCGGCGAACGACTCCAGCGACTCCCACTGCGCGACCGCATCGGCGTAGGGCCCGCTCGGCCGCGGCTTCGCCGGGTCCAGCACGTGGGCGATGACCTTGCCGAGCGCGGTCCCCGGGGCGAGCTTGGCCTCCACGCTGGTGTCCTCGGAGTAGTCGCCGATGTCGCGTAGCAACTCGACGGCCAGCTCGAGCTGGTCGTGGTCGAGCGCGTCGGGGCCCTCGGCGAGGTCGTCGACGATGCCGGTCAGCACATAGATGTTGTCGTCAGTGACCTCGACACGCAGCGAGCCGTCGGTGGCCGCAGTGCGGATGTCGTCGTAGGTGGCCAGGTCGGACAGGTCGTGATCGTGCTCGTCGGCCAGGTAGCGGGCCAGCGCGCGCTCGGACGGGAACACACTGATCCGGCCGTTGCGGCCGAGGAAGATCGGATGGTCGTCGAGGTAGCAGCGCAGCGTGAAGAACGTCCCGCGGCTGGTCATGATCCGGACCGGGTCGATGCCGACGCGGACCCAGAAGTCCTTGTCGCTGCCCAGCACCTTGGTCGCGGCCTCGGCGGCCAGGGAGTCGGACTCCTCCTCGGTGTCCACCACGTCGTCGATGATCAGGTCGTCCTCGTCGGGCTCCGGGGCCGGCTCGTCGAGCTCGGCCTGGGCCTTCTGCACCGCGGCGCTGTCCACCTCCGGGATGACGATGATCTCGTCGAGCGCCTCGATCACCTTGTCCCAGCCGCGGGCGATGATCTTCTCGATCTCGGCCCAGCGCTTGCGTCCGGCGCGACCGGCAAACGCCTCCACGCCGCCGCCGACGGTGCCCAGCATCGGGTTGCCGTTGAAGAACTTGGTGACCGCGGGCAGCTCGCACACCGATCCCAGCGACGACACCACCGCAAGCGCGCCGTGCAGCGCCCGCACGCTGTCCT contains:
- a CDS encoding primosomal protein; this translates as MAADIVPIGLTLTKGDVYTLWAPRWRADGDEWEAFLGKDEDLYVLESVADLTAFVRTSTDNDLVDHPAWQKLTEANAHRLVPTEDHTHDLVVIEELLAQKPTEDSVRALHGALAVVSSLGSVCELPAVTKFFNGNPMLGTVGGGVEAFAGRAGRKRWAEIEKIIARGWDKVIEALDEIIVIPEVDSAAVQKAQAELDEPAPEPDEDDLIIDDVVDTEEESDSLAAEAATKVLGSDKDFWVRVGIDPVRIMTSRGTFFTLRCYLDDHPIFLGRNGRISVFPSERALARYLADEHDHDLSDLATYDDIRTAATDGSLRVEVTDDNIYVLTGIVDDLAEGPDALDHDQLELAVELLRDIGDYSEDTSVEAKLAPGTALGKVIAHVLDPAKPRPSGPYADAVAQWESLESFAESRLREE
- a CDS encoding thymidine phosphorylase codes for the protein MTGLTSQTSPLDAPTVIRTKRDGGVLSDAAIDWVIDGYTHGRVADAQMSALLMAIFLRGMTNGEIARWTAAMIDSGERLDFGDLRRDGKPLRLVDKHSTGGVGDKITIPLVPVVMACGGAVPQAAGRGLGHTGGTLDKLESIPGFTAEISKDQIRQQLRELGAAIFAAGELAPADRKIYALRDVTATTESLPLIASSVMSKKIAEGARALVLDTKVGSGAFLATEDESRQLARTMVELGAEHGVPTRALLTDMNTPLGRTVGNAVEVVESLEVLEGGGPDDVVELTLALAREMCDAAGLDGVDPAQTLRDGTAMDCFRRLVAAQGGDVTKLSADVLPLGAHSDTVRAPRGGTMGDIDAMAVGLAVWRLGAGRSAPGEQVQFGAGMRIHRRPGEPVAAGEPLFTLYTDTPERLAGATAELDGAWSVGDQSPAARPLIIDRISM
- a CDS encoding cytidine deaminase; this translates as MTHVDWNMLRRKAIDASVHAYAPYSRFRVGAAALVDDGRMIAGCNVENVSYGLGLCAECAVVCALHSGGGGQLVALSCVGPDGELLMPCGRCRQLLLEHGGPDMLIDHPLGPRPLRALLPDAFGPDDLARNRLPAEETP
- a CDS encoding adenosine deaminase, which codes for MTTPLTFDNIRRAPKALLHDHLDGGLRPATVLDLAEQYGYEDLPATDADGLATFFRTAAHSGSLERYLEPFAHTVGVMQTPDALHRVARECVEDLAEDNVVYAEIRFAPELHIDGGLSLDSVVDAVLAGFADGEKSAAADGRIITVRCLVTAMRHAARSREIAELAIRFRDKGVVGFDIAGAEAGYPPTRHLDAFEYMRGNNARFTIHAGEAFGLPSIHEAIAFCGADRLGHGVRIVDDIELDADGNAKLGRLASLLRDKRIPFEMCPSSNVQTGAVASIAEHPFDQLARLRFRVTVNTDNRLMSDTTMSMEMLRLAETFGYGWSDLERFTINAMKSAFIAFDQRLAIIDEVIKPRYAVLVG